The following proteins are encoded in a genomic region of Arcobacter cloacae:
- a CDS encoding ADP-ribosylglycohydrolase family protein, whose protein sequence is MFEEKIEDLVFSSLVVDSYCLGMHWIYDESALLEKDFDWEKLNSPRAIWHKGKKEGDFTHYGDQTLWLYEFLKDKDSFDEELYSKYWYEKMKNYTGYIDGSSRNTVLNIENKVSPSGASSTDLSIVGRISPLLKVSKNKEEFFINVQKFVQTTHNSSLALICADFFAKLLILALEKNDILDSILKLKEQYDDSFKELIQKGIDSKNQDTFETLRGFGVACDIHDGISGVIHLLVKYDNLKQMIINNAKAGGDSSARAMIATIIFMANKDINQLPKEWLSINAKI, encoded by the coding sequence ATGTTTGAAGAAAAAATAGAAGATTTAGTATTTAGTTCGTTGGTTGTGGATTCTTATTGTTTAGGAATGCATTGGATTTATGATGAATCAGCACTTTTAGAAAAAGATTTTGATTGGGAAAAACTAAATTCTCCTAGAGCTATTTGGCATAAAGGTAAAAAAGAGGGTGATTTTACCCATTATGGAGATCAAACTCTTTGGTTGTATGAATTTTTAAAAGATAAAGATAGTTTTGATGAAGAGTTATATTCAAAATATTGGTATGAAAAAATGAAGAATTACACAGGTTATATAGATGGTTCTTCAAGAAATACAGTTTTAAATATAGAAAATAAAGTATCTCCAAGTGGAGCTTCATCTACAGATTTATCAATAGTTGGAAGAATTTCTCCTTTATTAAAAGTTTCAAAAAATAAAGAGGAGTTTTTTATAAATGTTCAAAAGTTTGTACAAACAACTCATAATAGTAGTTTAGCTTTAATATGTGCTGATTTTTTTGCAAAATTATTGATTCTAGCTTTAGAAAAAAATGATATTTTAGACTCTATTTTAAAACTAAAAGAGCAATATGATGACTCTTTTAAAGAGTTAATTCAAAAAGGAATTGATTCAAAAAATCAAGATACCTTTGAAACTTTGAGAGGTTTTGGAGTAGCTTGTGATATTCATGATGGAATAAGTGGAGTTATTCATCTTTTAGTTAAATATGATAATTTAAAACAGATGATTATAAACAATGCAAAAGCAGGTGGTGATTCAAGTGCTAGAGCAATGATTGCAACTATAATATTTATGGCAAATAAAGATATAAATCAATTACCAAAAGAGTGGTTATCAATAAATGCAAAGATTTAA
- a CDS encoding DnaJ domain-containing protein, producing MDYSEFEKAVDMFGILTRVSKKDLKKKYLKLSKKYHPDMPEGSDEKFMELKKNYEILLAYMDSYCYSFDKDEFRHQFPAFTNYKNWVK from the coding sequence ATGGATTATAGTGAATTTGAAAAAGCCGTTGATATGTTTGGAATATTAACAAGAGTTTCAAAAAAAGATTTGAAAAAAAAGTATCTAAAATTGTCAAAAAAATACCATCCAGATATGCCAGAGGGTAGTGATGAAAAATTTATGGAATTGAAAAAAAATTATGAAATTTTGTTAGCTTATATGGATTCTTATTGTTACTCTTTTGATAAAGATGAGTTTAGACATCAATTTCCAGCTTTTACGAACTATAAAAATTGGGTTAAATAA
- a CDS encoding diguanylate cyclase, which translates to MDSTTNITKTNLKRSITTRYIIALSLIAILSTIAFYSLHKVLEESEQTAYLVNISGKQRMLSQHLALDAYRLYEAKFKENSSLKISLYEGFIDKYSKEMLEANNILSSGKKFDKQIYKLSPTIKELYFGSTNLAKRVISYNELILNLKSLEDKDEYYPILKELSVLSETLLSDLNIVVLQYQKEGEERIQLIKGIESFIWGLTLFVLVLEVLFIFQPMVRNIIELTNSKNKLLKTLQSEVEQRTIHLENANKKLSDMAYHDPLTGLKNRFSLEHDMEDLLKQYFEHHASYAVLLFDIDFFKKVNDTYGHDFGDFVLEEIAKIFTSSFRIGDKIYRTGGEEFIVLLNRISYEDTIKIAQKTLELVEKHPFTKGEITIYKTVSCGIFHSDICETSKYKEILKYADVALYEAKNTGRNKIQLYKKDYKELHPISCS; encoded by the coding sequence ATGGATTCAACTACAAATATAACTAAAACTAATCTAAAAAGAAGTATTACAACAAGGTATATAATAGCTCTATCTTTAATCGCTATTTTATCAACTATTGCTTTTTACTCTTTACACAAAGTTTTAGAAGAATCAGAACAAACTGCATATCTTGTAAATATCTCTGGAAAACAAAGAATGTTAAGTCAACATTTAGCTCTTGATGCATACAGACTTTATGAAGCAAAATTTAAAGAAAACAGTAGTCTAAAAATATCTTTATATGAGGGTTTTATAGATAAATACTCAAAAGAGATGTTAGAAGCAAATAATATTTTATCTTCAGGGAAAAAATTTGATAAACAAATTTATAAATTATCTCCAACAATAAAAGAGCTATATTTTGGAAGTACGAATCTTGCAAAAAGAGTTATATCTTATAATGAACTTATTTTAAATCTAAAAAGTTTAGAAGATAAAGATGAATATTACCCTATTTTAAAAGAGTTATCTGTTTTATCTGAAACCTTACTAAGTGATTTAAATATTGTTGTTTTACAATACCAAAAAGAGGGAGAAGAAAGAATACAACTTATAAAAGGAATAGAGAGTTTTATTTGGGGATTAACTCTATTTGTTTTGGTTTTAGAAGTTTTATTTATTTTTCAGCCAATGGTAAGAAATATAATTGAATTAACAAACTCAAAAAACAAACTATTAAAAACTTTACAATCAGAAGTTGAACAAAGAACTATTCATCTTGAAAATGCAAATAAAAAATTAAGTGATATGGCATATCATGACCCACTAACAGGTTTAAAAAATAGATTTAGTTTAGAGCATGATATGGAAGATTTATTAAAACAATATTTTGAACATCATGCTTCTTATGCTGTTTTACTTTTTGATATTGATTTTTTCAAAAAAGTAAATGACACTTATGGACATGATTTTGGTGATTTTGTTTTAGAAGAGATAGCAAAAATCTTTACAAGCTCTTTTAGAATTGGAGATAAAATATATAGAACAGGTGGTGAAGAGTTTATTGTTTTACTAAATAGAATCTCTTATGAAGATACTATTAAAATAGCTCAAAAAACTTTGGAACTTGTAGAAAAACATCCTTTTACAAAAGGTGAAATAACTATATATAAAACTGTTAGTTGTGGAATTTTTCACTCTGATATTTGCGAAACTTCAAAATATAAAGAGATTTTAAAATATGCAGATGTTGCTTTGTATGAAGCAAAAAATACAGGAAGAAATAAAATACAACTCTATAAAAAAGATTATAAAGAGTTACACCCTATTTCTTGTTCATAA